From the Ictalurus furcatus strain D&B chromosome 19, Billie_1.0, whole genome shotgun sequence genome, one window contains:
- the LOC128623068 gene encoding zinc finger protein 3 homolog isoform X1 has protein sequence MCVVGSLPLCSVRLLVPPLRLMSAFMWRVVQQQNLEYFDKLEEYILLITRMVPEILSERQKNVLIMGLRAKMILEMCKDELPTDLKTVRARLHTVESFSMSKSTGSEVEMLQARLLKLVVSLLEDPLKKEHFFQEVFPHEYGPEFDKALQVLVGHFLSRLEQLLPVPNFKQAAQWLDTEPTGWGDLVQMNCDLTDLLPLLQSDYHKNLERNGLPSIVEERIISSLSFTSLTDEVIPSESKSDDRSEPFINVNETREEEMNTSQMESEDEPSTNVEGSEPSTVITDLGNDGGGGGAEELPTGSEGNSGQVVKVIVPKHLLPAIKQISLPSVLLSRCTSSEPVPLKVVPDSDTSSPMNSSVSENTRTLQRRRPRATKEQSASTGSYKCVPCKMSFKTPFQASVHQNKRHRKLIYSCPNCEKTFESMKAWTKHRTEHKEEKPQRCTDCGEECANLQALVAHSKIHNHMMSESLPTSEKAEPPPKPVPGECKFCGETFTPIELRNHLKTHPEFRPHQCDHCGRCFANLGNLLAHISNHTGEKPHVCLNCGKKFFSKSQLNSHMKFHSKERPYCCSYCGKCFHTAGNLNIHTRIHTGEKPYACLECGKAFNSAGCLQVHRRCHTGEKPYQCEVCGRGFIVSSHRTIHMRSHTGVRPFTCEICGKTFARRNCWSQHLYSHTDLKPFPCPVCSKSFVRRSHLKRHMQSHSGDQSIAV, from the exons atgtgtgttgtaggctctctccctctgtgctcTGTGCGGCTGCTGGTGCCTCCTTTGCGCCTCATGTCCGCCTTCATGTGGCGAGTCGTCCAGCAGCAGAACCTGGAGTATTTTGACAAGCTCGAAGAGTACATCCTCCTCATAACAAGGATGGTTCCTGAGATTCTGAGCGAAAGACAGAAGAATGTGCTCATTATGGGTCTGAGAGCAAAG ATGATTCTTGAAATGTGCAAAGATGAGTTACCAACTGATCTAAAGACCGTCAGGGCACGTCTTCACACAGTCGAGTCTTTCAGTATGTCCAAG AGCACTGGTTCAGAGGTGGAGATGTTACAGGCCAGATTGTTAAAGCTCGTCGTAAGCCTTCTTGAGGACCCACTTAAAAAGGAGCATTTCTTTCAG GAGGTGTTTCCACATGAGTACGGTCCTGAATTTGACAAAGCACTGCAGGTCCTAGTTGGCCATTTTCTCTCCAGATTGGAACAGCTCCTGCCAGTACCCAACTTCAAACAG gctgcCCAATGGCTAGATACTGAACCCACAGGCTGGGGGGATTTGGTACAGATGAACTGTGATCTGACCGACTTGCTTCCTCTGCTACAAAGTGACTATCATAAAAACTTGGAGAGAAATG GACTCCCTTCTATTGTGGAGGAAAGAATCATCTCGTCTTTGTCTTTCACTTCTTTGACCGATGAGGTCATCCCAAGTGAGAGCAAGTCTGATGATCGATCTGAACCGTTCATCAACGTTAATGAAACcagagaggaagagatgaaTACTTCTCAAATGGAAAGTGAGGATGAACCATCAACAAACGTTGAAGGGTCTGAGCCAAGCACAGTGATCACTGATCTAGGAAAtgatggaggtggaggaggtgctgaGGAATTACCCACTGGATCGGAGGGTAACAGTGGACAGGTAGTTAAAGTGATTGTTCCAAAGCATCTGTTACCTGCAATTAAACAGATCAGCCTGCCGTCTGTTTTACTCTCGCGCTGTACGAGCAGTGAACCAGTTCCACTTAA AGTTGTTCCTGATTCAGATACATCGTCCCCCATGAATTCGAGTGTTTCAG AAAATACCAGAACCTTGCAGAGGAGGCGGCCGAGAGCCACCAAGGAACAGAGTGCTAGTACAGGCAGCTACAAATGTGTGCCCTGTAAAATGAGCTTTAAAACACCTTTCCAGGCTTCTGTGCACCAGAATAAAAGGCACAGGAAGTTAATTTATTCCTGCCCCAATTGTGAAAAGACTTTTGAGTCTATGAAGGCTTGGACGAAACACCGCACAGAACACAAAGAAGAAAAGCCACAACGGTGTACTGATTGCGGGGAAGAATGTGCGAACCTGCAAGCTCTAGTGGCTCATTCCAAAATCCATAACCACATGATGAGCGAGAGCTTGCCGACTTCTGAGAAAGCAGAGCCTCCTCCGAAACCAGTGCCAGGAGAGTGTAAGTTTTGTGGCGAGACGTTTACTCCAATAGAGCTGAGAAACCACTTAAAAACCCATCCGGAGTTCCGACCTCACCAGTGCGACCACTGCGGGAGATGTTTCGCCAACCTGGGCAACTTGTTAGCTCACATTTCGAaccacacaggagaaaagcctcACGTCTGCTTAAACTGCGGCAAGAAGTTCTTCAGCAAGTCGCAGCTTAACTCCCACATGAAGTTTCATTCGAAAGAGCGGCCATACTGCTGCTCTTACTGTGGGAAGTGCTTCCACACTGCTGGGAACCTTAACATCCACACAAGGATacacactggagagaaaccaTACGCGTGCTTGGAGTGCGGGAAGGCCTTCAACTCGGCCGGGTGTCTGCAGGTTCACCGCCGCTGCCACACCGGAGAGAAACCTTATCAATGCGAAGTGTGTGGAAGAGGATTCATCGTGTCGAGTCATCGCACGATACACATGAGGTCACACACAGGGGTGCGACCTTTCACATGCGAAATATGCGGCAAGACCTTTGCGAGGCGGAACTGCTGGAGCCAACATTTGTACAGTCACACAGACTTGAAACCATTTCCTTGCCCCGTCTGCTCAAAGAGCTTTGTACGCCGTAGCCATTTGAAGAGACACATGCAGAGCCACAGTGGTGACCAAAGCATTGCTGTTTAG
- the slc37a3 gene encoding sugar phosphate exchanger 3: MLPCCTFLSRYTHHHLVTFLLTFFSYVLLHASRKTFSNVKVSISAQWTPSVQNGSFPAFSPREKWEENRLFADTEEATLFLGVLDTIFLFSYAVGLYISGIIGDRLDLRYVLSFGLCGSAVVEFVFGTLTEWLKFYNVYFYCCLWVLNGLLQSAVWPCVVAVMGNWFGKSGRGFVFGLWSACASVGNILGAFLASSVLKYGYEYAFLVTSVVQFAGGIVVFFGLLTSPKEVGLCEGPVTGLTTVERDTDSHRPLMSDNEEEEDEDEDEVVCDGGYYSVQKQDDDGPEPQTKAIGFFKAFCLPGVIPYSLAYACLKLVNYSFFFWLPFYLSNNFGWKEAEADRLSVWYDVGGIIGGTVQGLISDLLGKRAPVLCISLLLAMLALVGYSHSPNKQIVNGVLLATTGFFIGGPSNMISSAISADLGRQEALQGHQEALATVTGIVDGTGSIGAAGGQYLVSLIESKLGWMWVFYFFIVMTGFSIVFVIPLLINDIRSMCRDSQARTHQLLVPLCAKVPAVLIGTSSLRLPVLTTQLR, translated from the exons ATGCTTCCCTGCTGCACCTTCCTCTCACGCTACACCCACCATCACTTGGTCACCTTCCTCCTCACCTTCTTTAG CTATGTGTTGTTGCACGCTTCACGTAAGACTTTCAGCAATGTGAAAGTGAGCATCTCAGCACAGTGGACCCCTTCAGTGCAGAATGGCAGCTTTCCTGCCTTTTCCCCCAGAGAG AAGTGGGAAGAGAATCGTCTGTTTGCAGATACTGAGGAGGCCACACTGTTTTTGGGTGTCCTGGACACCATATTTCTCTTCTCTTATGCCGTG gGATTGTACATTAGTGGTATCATAGGTGACCGTTTGGACCTTCGTTACGTTCTCTCCTTTGGACTGTGTGGCTCAGCTGTGGTG GAGTTTGTTTTTGGCACTCTGACAGAATGGCTGAAGTTTTATAACGTGTATTTCTACTGCTGTCTGTGGGTGCTAAATGGCCTGTTGCAGTCTGCAGTTTGGCCCTGTGTGGTGGCCGTCATGGGCAACTGGTTTGGCAAATCTGG CCGAGGCTTTGTGTTCGGCTTGTGGAGTGCGTGTGCATCAGTGGGAAATATTCTAGGAGCATTTCTGGCCTCCAGTGTTCTGAAGTATGGCTATGAG TACGCGTTCCTGGTGACATCGGTGGTGCAGTTTGCAGGTGGAATAGTCGTGTTTTTCGGTCTGCTCACCTCCCCAAAGGAAGTGG GTCTGTGTGAAGGCCCTGTAACAGGTCTAACAACagtggagagagacacagacagtcATCGGCCACTCATGAGTGacaatgaggaggaggaggatgaggatgaggatgaagtgGTGTGTGACGGAGGATACTATTCCGTACAAAAGCAGGATGATGATGGGCCTGAGCCCCAAACCAAAGCCATTGGCTTCTTCAAGGCCTTCTGTCTACCCGGAGTTATACCT TACTCTCTTGCCTACGCTTGCCTGAAACTGGTGAACTACTCCTTCTTCTTTTGGCTGCCATTTTATCTGAGCAACAACTTTGGCTGGAAGGAGGCAGAAGCAGACCGACTGTCTGTGTGGTATGACGTGGGAGGGATCATCG GAGGAACTGTGCAGGGTCTGATCTCAGATTTGCTGGGGAAAAGAGCTCCTGTGCTGTGTATTAGTTTGCTGCTAGCTATGCTAGCACTAGTGGGATACAGCC aCTCTCCGAATAAGCAGATTGTGAATGGAGTGCTTTTAGCAACTACAG GTTTCTTCATTGGTGGTCCATCTAACATGATAAGCTCAGCAATTTCAGCAGACCTGGGTCGACAGGAAGCCCTGCAGGGACATCAGGAGGCTTTGGCCACTGTCACAGGCATAGTGGATGGAACTGGCAGCATCGGGGCTGCTGGAGGGCAG TACCTGGTTTCACTCATTGAGAGCAAATTAGGATGGATGTGGGTCTTCTACTTCTTCATAGTCATG ACGGGATTCAGCATTGTATTCGTCATACCTCTTCTTATTAATGACATACGTTCCATGTGCAGAGACAGTCAAGCAAGGACGCACCAGCT CTTGGTTCCTCTATGTGCCAAAGTTCCAGCAGTGCTGATAGGAACCTCCAGTCTGCGCTTACCCGTCCTCACCACACAGCTGCGGTAG
- the LOC128623068 gene encoding zinc finger protein 3 homolog isoform X2, protein MGSLPLCSVRLLVPPLRLMSAFMWRVVQQQNLEYFDKLEEYILLITRMVPEILSERQKNVLIMGLRAKMILEMCKDELPTDLKTVRARLHTVESFSMSKSTGSEVEMLQARLLKLVVSLLEDPLKKEHFFQEVFPHEYGPEFDKALQVLVGHFLSRLEQLLPVPNFKQAAQWLDTEPTGWGDLVQMNCDLTDLLPLLQSDYHKNLERNGLPSIVEERIISSLSFTSLTDEVIPSESKSDDRSEPFINVNETREEEMNTSQMESEDEPSTNVEGSEPSTVITDLGNDGGGGGAEELPTGSEGNSGQVVKVIVPKHLLPAIKQISLPSVLLSRCTSSEPVPLKVVPDSDTSSPMNSSVSENTRTLQRRRPRATKEQSASTGSYKCVPCKMSFKTPFQASVHQNKRHRKLIYSCPNCEKTFESMKAWTKHRTEHKEEKPQRCTDCGEECANLQALVAHSKIHNHMMSESLPTSEKAEPPPKPVPGECKFCGETFTPIELRNHLKTHPEFRPHQCDHCGRCFANLGNLLAHISNHTGEKPHVCLNCGKKFFSKSQLNSHMKFHSKERPYCCSYCGKCFHTAGNLNIHTRIHTGEKPYACLECGKAFNSAGCLQVHRRCHTGEKPYQCEVCGRGFIVSSHRTIHMRSHTGVRPFTCEICGKTFARRNCWSQHLYSHTDLKPFPCPVCSKSFVRRSHLKRHMQSHSGDQSIAV, encoded by the exons ATGG gctctctccctctgtgctcTGTGCGGCTGCTGGTGCCTCCTTTGCGCCTCATGTCCGCCTTCATGTGGCGAGTCGTCCAGCAGCAGAACCTGGAGTATTTTGACAAGCTCGAAGAGTACATCCTCCTCATAACAAGGATGGTTCCTGAGATTCTGAGCGAAAGACAGAAGAATGTGCTCATTATGGGTCTGAGAGCAAAG ATGATTCTTGAAATGTGCAAAGATGAGTTACCAACTGATCTAAAGACCGTCAGGGCACGTCTTCACACAGTCGAGTCTTTCAGTATGTCCAAG AGCACTGGTTCAGAGGTGGAGATGTTACAGGCCAGATTGTTAAAGCTCGTCGTAAGCCTTCTTGAGGACCCACTTAAAAAGGAGCATTTCTTTCAG GAGGTGTTTCCACATGAGTACGGTCCTGAATTTGACAAAGCACTGCAGGTCCTAGTTGGCCATTTTCTCTCCAGATTGGAACAGCTCCTGCCAGTACCCAACTTCAAACAG gctgcCCAATGGCTAGATACTGAACCCACAGGCTGGGGGGATTTGGTACAGATGAACTGTGATCTGACCGACTTGCTTCCTCTGCTACAAAGTGACTATCATAAAAACTTGGAGAGAAATG GACTCCCTTCTATTGTGGAGGAAAGAATCATCTCGTCTTTGTCTTTCACTTCTTTGACCGATGAGGTCATCCCAAGTGAGAGCAAGTCTGATGATCGATCTGAACCGTTCATCAACGTTAATGAAACcagagaggaagagatgaaTACTTCTCAAATGGAAAGTGAGGATGAACCATCAACAAACGTTGAAGGGTCTGAGCCAAGCACAGTGATCACTGATCTAGGAAAtgatggaggtggaggaggtgctgaGGAATTACCCACTGGATCGGAGGGTAACAGTGGACAGGTAGTTAAAGTGATTGTTCCAAAGCATCTGTTACCTGCAATTAAACAGATCAGCCTGCCGTCTGTTTTACTCTCGCGCTGTACGAGCAGTGAACCAGTTCCACTTAA AGTTGTTCCTGATTCAGATACATCGTCCCCCATGAATTCGAGTGTTTCAG AAAATACCAGAACCTTGCAGAGGAGGCGGCCGAGAGCCACCAAGGAACAGAGTGCTAGTACAGGCAGCTACAAATGTGTGCCCTGTAAAATGAGCTTTAAAACACCTTTCCAGGCTTCTGTGCACCAGAATAAAAGGCACAGGAAGTTAATTTATTCCTGCCCCAATTGTGAAAAGACTTTTGAGTCTATGAAGGCTTGGACGAAACACCGCACAGAACACAAAGAAGAAAAGCCACAACGGTGTACTGATTGCGGGGAAGAATGTGCGAACCTGCAAGCTCTAGTGGCTCATTCCAAAATCCATAACCACATGATGAGCGAGAGCTTGCCGACTTCTGAGAAAGCAGAGCCTCCTCCGAAACCAGTGCCAGGAGAGTGTAAGTTTTGTGGCGAGACGTTTACTCCAATAGAGCTGAGAAACCACTTAAAAACCCATCCGGAGTTCCGACCTCACCAGTGCGACCACTGCGGGAGATGTTTCGCCAACCTGGGCAACTTGTTAGCTCACATTTCGAaccacacaggagaaaagcctcACGTCTGCTTAAACTGCGGCAAGAAGTTCTTCAGCAAGTCGCAGCTTAACTCCCACATGAAGTTTCATTCGAAAGAGCGGCCATACTGCTGCTCTTACTGTGGGAAGTGCTTCCACACTGCTGGGAACCTTAACATCCACACAAGGATacacactggagagaaaccaTACGCGTGCTTGGAGTGCGGGAAGGCCTTCAACTCGGCCGGGTGTCTGCAGGTTCACCGCCGCTGCCACACCGGAGAGAAACCTTATCAATGCGAAGTGTGTGGAAGAGGATTCATCGTGTCGAGTCATCGCACGATACACATGAGGTCACACACAGGGGTGCGACCTTTCACATGCGAAATATGCGGCAAGACCTTTGCGAGGCGGAACTGCTGGAGCCAACATTTGTACAGTCACACAGACTTGAAACCATTTCCTTGCCCCGTCTGCTCAAAGAGCTTTGTACGCCGTAGCCATTTGAAGAGACACATGCAGAGCCACAGTGGTGACCAAAGCATTGCTGTTTAG